A single region of the Anguilla anguilla isolate fAngAng1 chromosome 17, fAngAng1.pri, whole genome shotgun sequence genome encodes:
- the LOC118217124 gene encoding serine/arginine repetitive matrix protein 2, translating into MPLPEEEVCCQKFQPNIFDPSRCFSCLRTKKQHSGVPAQEDSDGLSVVSSYCDVTRDRLGYEDGSLCILSPDCALYICDEEDSTTSTRDQSDYPELSGSITSEEDYLHLQDAESHPTMTRLDPPPHRPNPRAWMDEPRGRESFSRHSGSKEERERESGYFSLGRASGIRTPREKSPSPPFRHAEAGRPLPSTRSPEPKATIPFRNPDLGVPSQRRSTDVQSPDPPPISSSPPLHSESNYRQGQRCLSPTPFKVAESLGSSNRRSVDNSYSKGHTTSHSLSQHQQTGRSSSMQRGGTSLSQSTSPSRSTSPFRRTESSGSSHRQNFDSAPFSQRSSRRSRSPSQNSYGHDVDSGGLHRNLKSAVSTVASRVQSSSFEHLKNSLNVTDTKNLSIRHKRSASPVRDGYGGPKQTLLCKTETDTFSNGVSRDSCSFSPSRRGYDSPSQSLLRKTETNASSNNRVHDSRSSSPSRRGHDPPSLSLQRKTETNASSNNRVHDSRSSSPSRRGHDPPSLSLLRKTETNASSNYRGLDSRSSSPSRRSYDPPNQSLLRKTETSASSNNRFHDSRSSSPSRRGHDPPSQSLLRKVETNTCSNYRSRDSRSSSPSRRGYDPPNQSLLHKTETNASSNNRVHDSRSSSPSRRGHDPPSQSLLRKVETNTSSNYRSRDSRSSSPSRRSYDPPNQSLLHKTETNASSNNRVHDSRSSSPSRRGYDPPNQSLLHKTETNASSNNRVHDSRSSSPSRRGHDPPSQSLLRKTETNASSNYRGHDSRSSSPSRRGYDPPNQSLLRKTETNPSSNNRVHDSRSSSPSRKSYDPPNQSLLRKTETNASFNNRACDSHCSSPPRRGYDQPNQSLLSKAETKASSNNRVCDSRSSTPSRKGYEPASQSLLCKAETNAPSNYHVSDPHSSSPSRKGYDMSLLRNTANSEARSDSSDVKNTYSQGRADANPAYMRKANHKDTRSDPSTSPGSWRGSTLSLHSPPTSRSSSPPRRNKGADVPTNSLKSSSQSTNRGSSRSRTNGRRGLEARSPSPEYRRSSSRNRSPSPQRRRHASSQSSLSESESSHISGGSGAVGFNKEEYAMMADLPKVKTIFQRDGPGQLRRAQSRSPEREERYKPASHSREKHSYWERDESGERGRLNDRERDPRDGLDGLGRLSRSHSSTSVHTQVYLADRPAGNFSSLQTDAADGLRTGKARDPDLTLMPTKILPLMNHYSIYIIIIIIIIMIIVKYSGRMQNLKLQ; encoded by the exons ATGCCCCTCCCCGAAGAGGAAGTCTGCTGCCAAAAGTTCCAGCCCAACATCTTCGACCCCTCCCGCTGCTTCTCCTGCCTGCGGACGAAAAAGCAGCACTCTGgtgtacctgcacag GAGGATTCTGACGGCTTGTCAGTGGTGAGCagctactgtgatgtcaccagggATCGGCTGGGTTATGAAGACGGCTCTCTCTGCATCCTGAGCCCTGACTGTGCACTTTACATTTGTGACGAAGAGGACAGCACCACCAG cacTCGGGATCAGAGTGATTACCCAGAGCTCAGTGGCTCCATTACCTCAGAGGAGGATTATCTGCACCTGCAGGATGCAGAGTCCCACCCCACCATGACCCGCCtggacccccctccccacagaccCAACCCACGAGCCTGGATGGACGAGCCCAGGGGCAGGGAGAGTTTTAGCAGACACTCAG GGTCaaaagaagagagggagcgagagagtggCTACTTTTCTCTGGGGAGGGCATCGGGCATCAGAACACCTCGGGAGAAGAGTCCGTCGCCCCCTTTCCGACATGCGGAGGCGGGCCGCCCCCTTCCCAGCACACGCAGCCCGGAACCTAAGGCTACCATTCCCTTCCGGAATCCTGACCTTGGAGTTCCATCTCAGAGGCGGAGCACAGACGTGCAGAGCCCTGACCCACCACCAATCAGCTCCTCTCCACCCCTGCACTCAGAATCCAATTACCGCCAGGGTCAGAGATgcctcagccccaccccttttAAAGTAGCAGAATCCCTAGGCTCCTCCAACAGGAGGAGTGTCGATAACTCCTACTCCAAAGGCCACACgacctctcactctctctcccagcacCAGCAGACAGGACGCTCCAGTTCTATGCAGAGGGGAGGTACCTCACTCTCCCagtccacctctccctctcgtAGCACCTCTCCATTCAGACGGACGGAGTcctcaggctcctcccacaggcAGAACTTTGACTCTGCGCCCTTTTCCCAGAGGAGCAGTCGGAGGTCCAGAAGCCCCTCCCAAAACTCCTATGGACATGATGTGGATTCTGGAGGCTTGCACAGAAACCTTAAATCAGCTGTGAGCACGGTTGCTTCCAGAGTGCAGTCCAGCTCATTTGAACACCTGAAGAACTCTCTGAATGTAACTGATACAAAAAACTTGTCAATTAGACATAAGCGCAGTGCCTCTCCTGTCAGGGATGGCTATGGCGGCCCCAAACAGACGCTTTTGTGCAAAACTGAGACAGATACCTTCTCCAATGGTGTTTCCCGAGACAGTTGTAGTTTCTCCCCCTCGAGAAGAGGCTATGACTCACCCAGCCAATCCCTTCTGCGTAAAACTGAGACTAATGCCTCCTCCAATAATCGTGTCCATGACAGTcgtagctcctccccctccaggaGAGGCCATGACCCACCCAGCCTATCCCTTCAGCGTAAAACTGAGACTAATGCCTCCTCCAATAATCGTGTCCATGACAGTcgtagctcctccccctccaggaGAGGCCATGACCCACCCAGCCTATCCCTTCTGCGCAAAACTGAGACTAATGCCTCTTCCAATTATCGTGGTCTTGACAGTCGTAGCTCCTCCCCCTCGAGGAGAAGCTATGACCCACCCAACCAATCCCTTCTACGTAAAACTGAGACCAGTGCCTCCTCCAATAATCGTTTCCATGACAGTcgtagctcctccccctccaggaGAGGTCATGACCCACCCAGCCAATCCCTTCTACGCAAAGTTGAGACTAATACCTGTTCCAATTATCGTAGTCGTGACAGTCGTAGCTCCTCCCCCTCGAGGAGAGGCTATGACCCACCCAACCAATCCCTTCTGCATAAAACTGAGACTAATGCCTCCTCCAATAATCGTGTCCATGACAGTcgtagctcctccccctccaggaGAGGCCATGACCCACCCAGCCAATCCCTTCTACGCAAAGTTGAGACTAATACCTCTTCCAATTATCGTAGTCGTGACAGTCGTAGCTCCTCCCCCTCGAGGAGAAGCTATGACCCACCCAACCAATCCCTTCTGCATAAAACTGAGACTAATGCCTCCTCCAATAATCGTGTCCATGACAGTCGTAGCTCCTCCCCCTCGAGGAGAGGCTATGACCCACCCAACCAATCCCTTCTGCATAAAACTGAGACTAATGCCTCCTCCAATAATCGTGTCCATGACAGTcgtagctcctccccctccaggaGAGGCCATGACCCACCCAGTCAATCCCTTTTGCGCAAAACTGAGACTAATGCCTCCTCCAATTATCGTGGTCATGACAGTCGTAGCTCTTCCCCCTCGAGGAGAGGCTATGACCCACCCAACCAATCCCTTCTGCGTAAAACTGAGACTAATCCCTCCTCCAATAATCGTGTCCATGATAGTcgtagctcctccccctcaaGGAAAAGTTATGACCCACCCAACCAATCCCTTCTGCGTAAAACTGAGACTAATGCCTCCTTCAATAATCGTGCTTGTGACAGTCATTGCTCCTCCCCCCCGAGGAGAGGCTATGACCAACCCAACCAATCCCTTCTGAGCAAAGCTGAGACTAAAGCCTCTTCCAATAATCGTGTCTGTGATAGTCGTAGCTCTACCCCGTCCAGGAAAGGATAtgagccagccagccaatcccTTCTGTGCAAAGCTGAGACTAATGCCCCCTCCAATTATCATGTCTCTGACCCTCATAGTTCCTCCCCCTCCAGGAAAGGCTATGACATGTCTCTTTTGAGGAACACAGCCAATAGTGAGGCCAGATCCGACTCATCTGATGTGAAGAACACCTACAGCCAGGGTAGAGCTGACGCCAACCCTGCCTACATGAGGAAAGCCAATCACAAAGACACAAGATCAGACCCAAGCACTTCACCTGGCTCCTGGCGTGGCTCCACCCTTTCCCTCCATAGCCCTCCCACCTCCCGAAGCTCCTCCCCACCCAGGCGGAACAAGGGGGCAGACGTCCCCACCAACTCCTTGAAATCCAGTAGTCAGTCGACCAATCggggcagcagcaggagcagaacCAACGGTAGACGAGGTCTGGAGGCTCGTAGCCCTTCTCCAGAGTACAGAAGATCATCCAGTCGCAACAGGAGTCCCTCCCCTCAAAGGAGGAGGCATGCGTCATCCCAGAGTTCCTTGTCTGAGTCTGAGTCCAGCCACATCTCCGGAGGGTCTGGGGCTGTGGGGTTCAACAAGGAGGAGTATGCCATGATGGCTGACCTCCCGAAGGTGAAGACGATATTCCAGCGGGATGGGCCAGGGCAGCTGCGAAGAGCCCAAAGCCGCagcccagagagggaggaacgCTATAAACCAGCCAG CCACTCTCGGGAGAAGCACAGCTACTGGGAACGGGATGAGTCTGGCGAGCGAGGGAGAttgaatgacagagagagggacccGAGGGATGGGCTGGATGGACTGGGCAGGCTGTCCCGAAGCCACTCCTCCACCTCAGTGCACACGCAG GTGTACCTGGCTGACAGACCGGCTGGTAATTTCTCCAGCCTTCAGACTGATGCAGCAGATGGACTACGCACTGGAAAGGCACGTGACCCCGATCTGACCCTGATGCCAACCAAAATACTCCCATTAATGAACCACTAttcaatatatattattattatcattattattattatgattatagtCAAGTACAGTGGAAGAATGCAGAACCTTAAGCTGCAGTAG
- the nol12 gene encoding nucleolar protein 12: MAKKSKLKPGGKNKATKCIVTFNETDRQEYLTGFHKRKVERRKAAVVEIKNKLKEETKRVREERHKEYMKMLKERKEALEEADELEDLITGTSESTQYDHPNHTVTVTTISDLDLSGARLLGPVANQTEECEDETEEREENVSTLPKKAGQPILSKKLCSLTASLHAHTKQRKRKGKLWEKGQEGPGRGRLTDRKPGGTDRKSRLGRTSKKQRRRQTGRNRHPRD; encoded by the exons ATGGCAAAAAAGTCTAAATTAAAGCCAGGAGGCAAAAACAAAGCCACTAAGTGTATCGTCACGTTTAATGAAACGGATCGACA AGAATACCTTACTGGCTTCCACAAGAGAAAGGTAGAGAGGCGGAAAGCGGCAGTGGTGGAAATTAAGAACAAACTGAAGGAGGAGACGAAGAGAGTCCGAGAGGAG AGACATAAAGAGTATATGAAGATGTTGAAGGAGCGGAAGGAGGCTCTGG AAGAGGCAGATGAACTGGAGGATCTGATCACTGGCACATCGGAGTCCACACAGTATGATCATCCCAACCACACGGTCACCGTGACAACCATCAGTGACTTGGACCTAAGTGGAGCTCGTCTCCTGGGACCAGTCGCCAATCAG ACAGAGGAGTGCGAGGATGAAACCGAGGAGCGGGAGGAGAACGTGAGCACACTACCGAAGAAAGCTGGACAGCCCATCCTTtcaaaaaa GCTCTGCTCCCTGACGGCCTCCCTGCACGCTCACACCAAACAGCGCAAGAGGAAAGGGAAGCTCTGGGAAAAGGGGCAGGAAGGACCGGGACGAGGCCGGCTGACCGACAGGAAGCCAGGTGGCACTGACAGGAAGTCCCGACTGGGGAGGACCAGCAAGAAGCAGAGACGCAGACAGACTGGCAGGAATAGACATCCCCGGGACTAG